Sequence from the Amycolatopsis sp. NBC_00345 genome:
CGGACGCCGTCCCGGCGCCCGCGAAAACCGCGGTGGCACCGGCGATCGCGGCCACGGCGGCGAGGTGGCGAAGTCCGATGGTCATGGTCAGTGTTCCTCCTGTTCGGCGAGCGGACGATCCGCCCGCCGCGCGACCGGCGGTGATTCTTTCAGCACGCGGCGCGCTCTTCCGTGAATATGCCCCGCCCCTGATCGGATTACCGCCATAAGTGGGATTAGCCCCACGGAAGCAACCCTGAGTGTCCGCGGACGTCTTGATCCTGCAGGGGTCTTTCGGGCACACCGGCACGGGACCGCCTTGACGAACCCGCGTCACGGCACGGGCTTGGGCTCCGGAATCGGTGCGCCGTCACAGCTGTCCGTGATCGGCCGCCCGTTTTCGAAGAACGTGACCAGCTTGCTGGCGCACGGAATCTGGGCCAGCGAGGTATGCACGTCGTCCCCGACCGACAGGACCGAGCCGCCGATCCGCTGCTGCATTTCCAACGCGCCTTCATACGGCGTCACGGATTCGTAGCGGTGCCCGATGATCTGCAACGGGCTGCGGCCGGGCCGGTAGTCGATGTTCTTCCCGGTATACGGCCAGTCCACGCAACTGCCGGCGTAGATCGGCGCGTCGCCGACGGCCAGCGGGTAGCGCGCCTGCAGCGCTTCGAAGTTGCGCCACACCTGGTCCAGATCACGGCTGCTCGTGGTGTCGGCGCAGTTGACCGCGTGCTGGACGTACCGGTTCATCGTGTACGGACGCTTCTCCTCCCAGCCGAGCATGTCCGCGGCCGGCTTCCCGGCCTGCGCCGACGGCGCGGGGTCCTTCCCGGCGTGCACCGCGGCCAGAGCCGAGGCGGCCGCTCCCCAGCCCGGCGAGGTGGACCCCGCCTGGTTCTGCGCCCAGGTCCCGTTCAGCGTGCCCCCGTCGACCACGCGGGGATGGGCCGTCAGCTCGTCGATGATCGCGTGCTCGGTGGCCACCACCTGCTCCTCCGTCGCGCCCAGGTGGAGCACGGCGTCGCGCTGGGCCATCCAGCCGGCGAACCGGTGCGCGTTCGCGTCGAGCGCCTTCGTCTCCTGACCTTCGAACTGATCGAGGTCCATCTCCGGCGGCAGCACCGAATCGATGGCCATCTTGTCCACGTGCTCGTCGAACAGGCTGCGGTAGGCGGCGCCGAGCGCGGTGCCCCAGGAGACGCCGAAGTAGCTGATCTTCGGCTCGCCCAGCGCCTCCCGGATCCGGTCGACGTCCCGCGCCATCGTGACCGCGCCGAGACTGCTGGCGAGCCCCGGGTCCTGCTCCTCGCAGCCGGCGTACTTGGTGGCCCGCCAGTGGATCACCTCGAACGCATAGTCCTTTTCGGACTGACCCGGTCGCTGCTCCGGCTGGCCGCCCAGCGCCTGGCAGTCGACCTGCGCGCTGTACCCGGTGCCGCGCGGGTCGAAGCCGACCAGGTCGTAGTACTTGGCCAGTTCGGCGAGCTTGCTGGTCCGGATCAGCTCGGGCATCCAGACGCCGGTGCCGCCCGGCCCGCCCGGGTTCAGCACCAGCACCCCGCGCCGGTGCGCCGGGTCGGACGCGGGAATCCGGTCCACCGCGATCTGCATGGTCCGCCCGTCCGGCTGGGCGTAGTCGACCGGCACGGTCACCATGGC
This genomic interval carries:
- a CDS encoding alpha/beta fold hydrolase, with protein sequence MSLHKVAAVVSVALVALGLATPADAAASPLTWTPCTQLAASWPKQAGTSAECAMVTVPVDYAQPDGRTMQIAVDRIPASDPAHRRGVLVLNPGGPGGTGVWMPELIRTSKLAELAKYYDLVGFDPRGTGYSAQVDCQALGGQPEQRPGQSEKDYAFEVIHWRATKYAGCEEQDPGLASSLGAVTMARDVDRIREALGEPKISYFGVSWGTALGAAYRSLFDEHVDKMAIDSVLPPEMDLDQFEGQETKALDANAHRFAGWMAQRDAVLHLGATEEQVVATEHAIIDELTAHPRVVDGGTLNGTWAQNQAGSTSPGWGAAASALAAVHAGKDPAPSAQAGKPAADMLGWEEKRPYTMNRYVQHAVNCADTTSSRDLDQVWRNFEALQARYPLAVGDAPIYAGSCVDWPYTGKNIDYRPGRSPLQIIGHRYESVTPYEGALEMQQRIGGSVLSVGDDVHTSLAQIPCASKLVTFFENGRPITDSCDGAPIPEPKPVP